The stretch of DNA AGGCAacaagagggaaggggaggaggaggcagtgggtgCACTGAGCCGTGAGCTATGGATATTCTGTGCCCACTGCTCCGTTTGCTGCTCCTTCTCTTGTGGACTCGGGCTGGAGCCCTGATCAACCTGAAGTACTCGGTGGAGGAGGAGCAGAGAGCCGGCACCGTCATCGCCAATATCGCCAAAGATGCCCGAGATGCAGGCTTTGTGCTGGATCCCCGGCAGCCCACCGCTTTCCGCGTGGTCTCCAACTCTGCCCCACACCTGGTGGACATCAACCCTGGCTCGGGGTTACTGGTCACCAAACAGAAGATTGACCGGGACCTACTTTGCAGGCAGAGTCTAAAGTGCGTGATCTCATTGGAGGTCATGTCCAGCTCCATGGAGATCTGTGTGATCAAGCTGGAGATCAAAGACCTAAATGACAACGCGCCCAGCTTCCCCACAGACCAAATTGCGCTGGAGATCTCTGAGGCTGCCAGCCCGGGGACCAGGGTACCATTGGAGAGTGCCTACGATCCGGACTCGGGCAGCTTTGGGGTGCAGAGCTATGAGATCACGCCCAATGACCTCTTCGGCTTGGAGACCAAGGTGCGTGGAGATGGTTCCCGCTTTGCTGAGCTGGTGGTCGAGAAGAGCCTGGATCGTGAGACTCAGTCTCATTACAGTTACATGATCACAGCTTTGGATGGGGGTGACCCACCCAACTTTGGCACTGTGGAGTTGAACATCAGGGTCCTTGACTCAAATGACAACAACCCTCTCTTTGAAGAGCCCGCCTACACAGTGAGTGTGCCAGAGAACGCTCCCCCTGGCACGCCTGTTATCCATCTCAATGCCACAGACCCTGATGAGGGCACCAATGGGCAAGTGCTGTATTCCATTCACAGCTTTGTTTCTGAAAAGGCCAGGGACCTCTTTCAAATCAACCCCCAGACGGGCCTGATTACGGTCAGTGGTGCAATTGACTATGAGGAAGGCCATGCCTATGAACTGGATGTGCAGGCCAAAGATCTTGGCCCCAGTTCTATCCCTGCGCATTGCAAGGTGACTGTCACTGTGCAGGATGCTAACGACAACCCCCCTCTCATTAACTTGCTCTCTGTCAACAGCGAGTTGGTTGAGGTCAGTGAGAATGCGCCTCCGGGCTATGTTATTGCCTTGGTGAGAGTATCTGACCGGGACTCTGGTGCCAATGGCCGGGTGCAATGTAAACTGTTGGGCACTGTGCCCTTCCGCCTGCAAGAGTACGAAAGCTTCTCCACTATCCTGGTGGATGGGCGTTTGGACAGGGAGCAGAGGGACCAGTACAACCTCACCATCCAGGCTAAGGATAATGGGATCCCAACTTTGCAGGCCACCAAATCCTTCACTGTCAAGATCACAGATGAGAATGACAACCACCCTCATTTCTCCAAACCTTACTACCAGGTCATTGTGCAGGAGAACAACACCCCTGGGGCCTACCTCCTTTCAGTTTCTGCAAGGGACCCTGATCTAGGCCTTAACGGCAGTGTTTCCTATCAGATTGTGCCGTCCCAAGTCAGGGACATGCCTGTCTTCACCTATGTCTCCATCAACCCAAACTCAGGAGACATCTATGCCTTGAGATCCTTCAACCACGAGCAAACCAAGTCTTTTGAGTTCAAGGTCTTGGCCAAAGATGGAGGCAACCCCTCTTTGCAAAGCAATGCCACTATCCGAGTTATCGTCCTGGATGTCAATGACAACACCCCTGTGATAACCGCTCCTACTCTAGTCAATGGGACTGCAGAAGTTTACATCCCCAGGAATGCTGGGGTTGGCTACTTGG from Zootoca vivipara chromosome Z, rZooViv1.1, whole genome shotgun sequence encodes:
- the PCDH19 gene encoding protocadherin-19 isoform X2: MDILCPLLRLLLLLLWTRAGALINLKYSVEEEQRAGTVIANIAKDARDAGFVLDPRQPTAFRVVSNSAPHLVDINPGSGLLVTKQKIDRDLLCRQSLKCVISLEVMSSSMEICVIKLEIKDLNDNAPSFPTDQIALEISEAASPGTRVPLESAYDPDSGSFGVQSYEITPNDLFGLETKVRGDGSRFAELVVEKSLDRETQSHYSYMITALDGGDPPNFGTVELNIRVLDSNDNNPLFEEPAYTVSVPENAPPGTPVIHLNATDPDEGTNGQVLYSIHSFVSEKARDLFQINPQTGLITVSGAIDYEEGHAYELDVQAKDLGPSSIPAHCKVTVTVQDANDNPPLINLLSVNSELVEVSENAPPGYVIALVRVSDRDSGANGRVQCKLLGTVPFRLQEYESFSTILVDGRLDREQRDQYNLTIQAKDNGIPTLQATKSFTVKITDENDNHPHFSKPYYQVIVQENNTPGAYLLSVSARDPDLGLNGSVSYQIVPSQVRDMPVFTYVSINPNSGDIYALRSFNHEQTKSFEFKVLAKDGGNPSLQSNATIRVIVLDVNDNTPVITAPTLVNGTAEVYIPRNAGVGYLVTVVKADDYDEGENGRLSYEMAEGDRGFFEIDQVNGEIRTTRAFGENSKTAYELIVVAHDHGKTSLSASALILIYLSPSLDAQESIGSVNLSLIFIIALGSIAAILFVTMIFVAVKCKRDNKEIRTYNCRIAEYSYGHQKKSNKKKKISKNDIRLVPRDVEETDKMNVVSCSSLTSSLNYFDYHQQTLPLGCRRSESTFLNVENQNNRNTGSNHIYHHTFTGQSPQQPDLIINGMPLPETENYSFDSNYVNSRAHLIKSSTFKDLEGNSLKDSGHEESDQTDSEHDVQRGLYCDTAVNDVLNTSVTSMGSQVPEQDQSEGFHCREECRILGHSDRCWMPRNPVPSRAKSPEHGRNVVSLSIEATTVDTELYEDCSTKRTFATFGKEGSEPVSEERGPVNSKGKRTVDPPTCSPKVNGAVREAGNGCEAVSPIMSPIHLKSPLSGKPSVSYNVMHCPGSRDLEAFVNNGPSRPIEAEPRGADSENIMHEINPLLQECREKDSPGVKRLKDIVL
- the PCDH19 gene encoding protocadherin-19 isoform X1, with translation MDILCPLLRLLLLLLWTRAGALINLKYSVEEEQRAGTVIANIAKDARDAGFVLDPRQPTAFRVVSNSAPHLVDINPGSGLLVTKQKIDRDLLCRQSLKCVISLEVMSSSMEICVIKLEIKDLNDNAPSFPTDQIALEISEAASPGTRVPLESAYDPDSGSFGVQSYEITPNDLFGLETKVRGDGSRFAELVVEKSLDRETQSHYSYMITALDGGDPPNFGTVELNIRVLDSNDNNPLFEEPAYTVSVPENAPPGTPVIHLNATDPDEGTNGQVLYSIHSFVSEKARDLFQINPQTGLITVSGAIDYEEGHAYELDVQAKDLGPSSIPAHCKVTVTVQDANDNPPLINLLSVNSELVEVSENAPPGYVIALVRVSDRDSGANGRVQCKLLGTVPFRLQEYESFSTILVDGRLDREQRDQYNLTIQAKDNGIPTLQATKSFTVKITDENDNHPHFSKPYYQVIVQENNTPGAYLLSVSARDPDLGLNGSVSYQIVPSQVRDMPVFTYVSINPNSGDIYALRSFNHEQTKSFEFKVLAKDGGNPSLQSNATIRVIVLDVNDNTPVITAPTLVNGTAEVYIPRNAGVGYLVTVVKADDYDEGENGRLSYEMAEGDRGFFEIDQVNGEIRTTRAFGENSKTAYELIVVAHDHGKTSLSASALILIYLSPSLDAQESIGSVNLSLIFIIALGSIAAILFVTMIFVAVKCKRDNKEIRTYNCRIAEYSYGHQKKSNKKKKISKNDIRLVPRDVEETDKMNVVSCSSLTSSLNYFDYHQQTLPLGCRRSESTFLNVENQNNRNTGSNHIYHHTFTGQSPQQPDLIINGMPLPETENYSFDSNYVNSRAHLIKSSSTFKDLEGNSLKDSGHEESDQTDSEHDVQRGLYCDTAVNDVLNTSVTSMGSQVPEQDQSEGFHCREECRILGHSDRCWMPRNPVPSRAKSPEHGRNVVSLSIEATTVDTELYEDCSTKRTFATFGKEGSEPVSEERGPVNSKGKRTVDPPTCSPKVNGAVREAGNGCEAVSPIMSPIHLKSPLSGKPSVSYNVMHCPGSRDLEAFVNNGPSRPIEAEPRGADSENIMHEINPLLQECREKDSPGVKRLKDIVL